The uncultured Trichococcus sp. DNA window GGAAAGGTTGCGTATTTTCCTTGCGATATCACCAAAGTTGAGGACATCCAGAAGCTGGTGGCAAGGACCCATGCCGTATTCGGTAAAATCGATATCTTGCTGAACAATGCAGGCGGACCGCCAAGCGGAAAATTCGATTCCTTTTCCGACGAGGCTTGGCAGCAGGCCTTCGAATTGAACCTGCTGAGCTACATCCGGATCATCCGCGAAGTGCTGCCTGATCTGCGCAAAGAGGGCGGACGCATCGTCAATATCACTTCGATTTCGGTGAAGACGCCGTTGCCGAACCTGGTCCTGTCCAACACCTTCCGTAACGGCATCGTCGGCCTGAGCAAAACGCTTGCCGATGAATTGGCGCCCGACAACATCCTCGTCAACGTCGTTGCGCCCGGAAAAATCGCAACCGATCGTTTGAAATATCTGAATGAGGCGAACGCCAAAGCGAAAGAGTTGTCCTTGGGGGAAGTCGACAAGGTTGCGATTGCGGGCATTCCGCTGGGCCGTTACGGTACACCGGAAGAATTCGCGAAAGCCGTCGTTTTCCTTCTTTCCGAAGCAAATACGTACATCACCGGCAGCACACTATATGTGGATGGCGGGGCAGTCAAAGCGATTTGAAGCCGAACCCGCCATCCGAAACAGACAGGAGAATGGAATATGGGACAAGTAATCATCAATGCAGACGATTTTGGTCTCACAAATGGCGTGAACTACGGCATCATCGACAGTTTTTTGTACGGCATCACCACCTCGACGACCTTGCTGGCGAACGGAGCGGCATTCAATCATGCTGTGGAATTGGCATCTGATCATCCGGATCTGGAAATCGGGGTCCATCTGAATCTGACGCTCGGAAAGCCTTTATTGGCTGATGCGTCCACCATCAGTGCCGAAGGGCGCTTCCACACTAGGGAATACGTGCAGCAGCATGCGGCTTCGATGGATTTGGACGAAGTTTATGCGGAGTGGCATGCGCAGATCGAAAAGGTGCGCAAGGCAGGCATCAAACCAACGCACTTGGATTCGCACCATCATGTGCATATGCTAGAGCCGCTCAACAAAGTCATCCTGTCCTTGGCGATCCAGTACGAGCTGCCGATCCGTGATCACTTCGAGGGCAGCCACGGGGTGATGCATACGGACCGTCAATTCGACCTTGGTTTTGCCGCTGAAAAACCGCAGGCCGAATTGGGGATGAATGTAATGGAGAGATTGGATGACATCATGGCCGTACTGGAAAAGCCGGACACTTCGGTCGAATTGATCGTTCATCCGGGTTATGTCGATGCC harbors:
- a CDS encoding SDR family oxidoreductase — translated: MDLGLTNKVALVIASSQGLGKAVAKELVKEGAYVMLTSRSEDRLAEVKEELEALHAGKVAYFPCDITKVEDIQKLVARTHAVFGKIDILLNNAGGPPSGKFDSFSDEAWQQAFELNLLSYIRIIREVLPDLRKEGGRIVNITSISVKTPLPNLVLSNTFRNGIVGLSKTLADELAPDNILVNVVAPGKIATDRLKYLNEANAKAKELSLGEVDKVAIAGIPLGRYGTPEEFAKAVVFLLSEANTYITGSTLYVDGGAVKAI
- a CDS encoding ChbG/HpnK family deacetylase, yielding MGQVIINADDFGLTNGVNYGIIDSFLYGITTSTTLLANGAAFNHAVELASDHPDLEIGVHLNLTLGKPLLADASTISAEGRFHTREYVQQHAASMDLDEVYAEWHAQIEKVRKAGIKPTHLDSHHHVHMLEPLNKVILSLAIQYELPIRDHFEGSHGVMHTDRQFDLGFAAEKPQAELGMNVMERLDDIMAVLEKPDTSVELIVHPGYVDASLERVSSLQKDRAYMAEFLMHSDFADRIREDDAIQLISYAELKE